Genomic segment of Mercurialis annua linkage group LG6, ddMerAnnu1.2, whole genome shotgun sequence:
AATGgcagattattttaaatttatgggtGAGCATCAAATGTCAGCTGATGCCGTTGCTAAGAGTTTATATGCCATGGAATGTGCATGGCATCCTATGTTCACCCCAATGCAAGGTAATTGCCAATTGAAGATAAGCCATGAAACAAACAAGCCAATGTTCGTAACTCTTTTCACTCACATGAAAAACATGGATAGGCGTGGATGCCATCGTTCAGCGCTTGAAGTTTGCAAATTTCTGCTTTCATTGGATTTAGATGATCCTATGGGGGCATTGTTCTGCGTCGACTATTTTGCATTGAGGGCAGAGGAGTATGCATGGTTGGAACAGTTTTCTGAAGACTTTAAAAGTGACAACTCCTTATGGATGTTTCCTAATTTCTCGTTTTCCCTTGCTATTTGCCGCTTTTATCTCGAGAAAGAGGAAACCGCAAAAGATACTGCTACACTTGCTACCAAGGCAACTTCAGATGATTTGATGAAGCAAGCATTAATGCTCCATCCTTGTGCACTTAAAAAGTTAGTAGCAAAGGCACCTTTGAAAGATCAGGCGTGGACTAATATATTAAAGAATGCCATTTTCCGATCAGAGAAAACAGGTTCTCTATCATTGGACCATCTTATCAATATATATGTAGAGAGAAGTTATATCATATGGAGGCTTCCAGAATTGCAGAAATTGCTTCGAGATGCAGCTCTACAAGTAGTTGAGACCTTAGAGCATAACAGCACTGAAGCCAAGGATTGGGCTTGTGTACGGAAGGAAGTTTTCTCATCTGAGAACAATGAGTAAGCAGTTCTACTATAGACTTGTTGCTATGTTTACTTAGAATCTGTGTCCTATGGTTTTCTTGGGAATCATGAAAATAGAAAGAAATGTATTGTTGTGTTCTAAAATTTAAGTTTATAGAATTCTTATCAAGATCAGATAGAATAATCTGGTTCTGACTGTCTGTTTCATTTACAGGTATAGCCATTTGCTCGTTTCCGACTTCTCTGATACAGTGCCGACTCTCCCACCTGAGAACCTGCAAAATTTCATGGGTGACCCAAGGATGAGGGAAGCTGAGCAAATTGAAGGAGGTCAAATTGCTAATCCACCTGGTGCTGCTCCTAGACCTCGTGATGTTGCCAATCGTAATGCGCTGGCTGTTTTATTGGAGTCGATGTTGCCATGGGTTAATTATGGAACTCGAGAAGATGGAGGGGATGATGAGGGGAACGGTGTCAATGGTCACAACCAAGGCAATGAGAACTGAATAGCAATATTCTTATTTCTTTCACATAATGTCAGTTATCTTTGGTCCGAAATGTAGATATCATTCTATTGATATTGCTGCAATATGATGCAAACATTTTGTAATGCATCAGTGATACAGATATACTCTCTTTTTCAACAGAAGTTAAACCATGTAGTTAGCTGGCTGGCAGAAAGTAATTTTGAGGAATTGCCCGACATTTGTTATTCCTTTGTTTGTAGACGTTatgattttgtttaaattgttgaTTAAATCTGATTTATTTAATTGCTTTTACATAACTTTCAAAAACAAAGGATCTTGATGTGCTCAAATTGGGACTTCAGTTAAGAATGTTTTTTCCttgatataaatttttcatgTACCTATCTAATTGAGTGTTAGAAAATTTAACACATTTTTTCTCTACgtacatttttttctttttttcattattCTAACATTTGATTGGATAGGTTTTTCATGGACCAATCTAGCTAAAACTTTTCCAAAAGTCGAATCATACAAATTATACAAACATGTCATTCTAATTTCAATAATTTGTTAGAAGTACATTCTATCAAACACTCAATGCAGGCAATGTAACATTAACAACAATATCTAAGTTACACTTGGTTATCAATGGGAATGTAATTCAGCATTGCACTCGATAAAAAATTTGTCTGAAACCTTCAAAGCTTATATGCCTACGCCTGCTCATCGTTATGAAAAACCAGGTCATTTGTTTCAAACTAACAAGCTAGATGAGGCGTCAACAAAATTACATTGTCGTACTTTCCcgtgaaacatttaaatatatctatCCTCTCTATACTTTgcaaaaacaacaaatctcGATAGCATTTTGAACAAGTTGTTGAATTAGGAAATGGAATGAGCTGATAACAAGTTCATAATTTGCGGCAGATTGTCATCCCATCTCCTATAGGTACCTATAACACACAGAGTTCTGATTATGGAATTGAAAAGATTTGCTTCTTAATTTTCAGAACATACACATACATACCATACTGATGCTTACGCGCTTGTCCTCCATTAAGTTTTTATTGAAATCCCGGATGCTGACGGTCCTAGCATCATTTACCTAAAACGAAGATAACATCAGAAATATATTTATCCAGGAGGACAATATCTAAAAACCTCTGTAATCATTTACCAAAGGATCAGCAACTTTTCCATGCCAAAGGACATTGTCGACAACAATAATACCCCCAACCCTCACCTGCAAGGAAACTGATAAGCATCGTAAATCGTAATCAATAAGATAATTTGAGAAAACAAGACGAAAAGCCCGCACGGGTTTGGTCTAGTGGTTTAAGTCTCAGCCATCTGGGCGCCAAAGGTCGCGGGTGTCGAACCCCGGCTACaccctttcttaatatggagcGGTAGAGGTTGGAttgctggccattatagcccggaattactaggtatgtgggcttgcgggcggtccacatcccgcggtttgacaatgatattgagtttcggctcagtagagtgagtcctcgtcacaAAAAAAAAGACGAAAAAATGGAACTTAAACAGTTTTTTTTATCACTATTACAATTACAGCCATACCAGCTGCAGTAGCAATTCAAAATACTCTTGATACATTTTCTTTTCAGCATCGACAAATGCAAAATCATAGCTACACAAAAAAAGCATGTCAATAATGAGTGACCAAACCCTAAAACCCTAACGAATAGAAAATGAAGTAATTGACAAAAGCTTCATGCTTTACACTTGCCTGAAAGCTTCCCCATTCTGAATCAGAGATTTTAAAATGTCTGCCGCCATGCCATGCTTAACATTGACCTAATCATCATGCACCAAGAGATTTATTTgtcatattttttcaattacaaCAATACCAAAACACAATTATGTCGTACAGTAGTAGTACCTTGTGGGAAACACCAGCTTTGTCATAATACTTTTTAGCAACATTGAGAGAATCGGCATCTCTTTCACAGGCAACTAAACAACCTGATTCTGGTAGCACCAAAGCAATTGCCAATGATGAGTATCCCTGatcaacaaatacataaacaaaattacaatttgTTAAATCATCAAACACCTTTCTCCATGTCCTCAAAAGTACAGTAACGTCTAATCAAagttaaacattaaaaatgaaagaacatACCGTATAAACACCAAGTTCAATACAGCGTTTCGCACCAAGAATCTGCACAAGCATCGCAAGCAGCTGTGCTTGATCAGGAGAAACCTATAGAAACAGACTTCATTCAAtaattgttaataaaaaaatcaacaatttgTTTAATTCTATATGCGAGCAGGGCGGACCTAGAAAGAGCATATTTACAATTTTGAAtctttttaaaacatattaatacaaaaatagatATTATAGTTTTGCCACCTTAAAATTCATACTATGCccatcttattttttattttgccaatttttttatgaattttcgtaCAGTCTTTGCCGCCTTATAAAAAATTTCTCCGCCattacataatttaaaaaagctTGATTACCTGCATCTGACTACCACGCATTGCAGAAGTCTCCTCTCGCAATTGTCTCAAGatctgattttgaaaaaaaaacaaaaaaacaaaatcaatcaaaccgAACAATAAACTAAGAATCAAAAAATAAAGCAGTGGAAATAAGAAGACCTCCGGCTCACGAACGTTGGCCAGAATGTAATCATAAAGACGAGGAGTAAGACTTATAATCTCCTTGTTTCCATACTTATCGTCATTAGCTACAACAACCGCCGGTTCGCTGCCGGTGCTAGTAGACGAAGAGTAACAAGAAATTCCGGCGAAACGAACAGTTTTTTCACGCGCATTTCTCAGAGCTACCCTCTCGATAACACTAGAACCATAATCGGCTCGTCGATTTGCTAATAAACAGCACCGGTTAAACGCCTGAGTAGCCGCCATTTCAGCGTTGCTGTAATTCCAGTCACCAGCTGATTATTAGTTACCAAGTGGATTTAATGGGCCTATTCGTGGGCTTTAAATTTGAAGCCCATTGAGATAGCCAATATCATGCTGCCGCGTCATCAGTTATTTTATCTAACCGAACCGAAGCCAAGGTGTGTTGTTTGTGATCTTCCCTGCAAATAGAAGAAATGAACGTGGCGTATGCTCCGGCTTTCTTCCCGGCGAATAGAACCAGAGGCAGCACTTTCAAATTTAGTAAGCCGTTTAGTATATACTTCAATGCTACCGGAAATTTATCTATTCAGAGAAATTTTGTGTGCTCTGCTGCAACTCTAGCTACTGAGAACACCACTCaggtttgcatttttttgtcttttacgGTGTCGTTTTAATGGTTGTTATTGTGTAATGAGTTGATCGTTATATGATTCTTGATAGGTATCGGAATTTGAAATAGAGAAGAAGAAGCATGATGTTTTAAGTGCTGTGCAAGATACACAAAGAGGATCGGTTGCCACTGCTGATCAACGCTCTATTATTGAGGAGGCTCTGGTTTGTTTTACTTAGAAATTCATTTAATAActctatttattaattttgtagaATTGATAATGTCAAATGTATTACTAAATAGATATATTTACAAATGAAATGAATTCTAGAGTAAAAGTGAACCAAACAAAAGGGTGAATCTCAACTCAAATGTGAGGAGAAAATTGTATTGGCACTTATTTGATATACCATGGCAGGTCAGTTTGGAGGGATACAACATCGGTACGCCAATTGATTTGGTGAAGTTGGATGGGACATGGCGTCTGCAATATACTTCTGCCCCTGATGTTCTTGTTCTTCTGGAATCCTCTGCTAGGCTTCCTTTCTTGCAGGTATGAATTATCGAGGCCTTAAATATACAATACAATTCAAATATCAGTAGCATTAGCTTTGCACGAGCTGCCCAAAGTTGCGACACTTTTAACTGTTTCATTAACTTGTAGCTTGTGTGTTGAAAGATGTATCTAACTTATGATTTAACTGTAATGTACGGTTTGGTCATCTCTGAGTTTGCATGTATGTCGCTCTTCAAATGTTAATGGTTAATTGATAGATGGAGTAAATTTCTTGTGCCTTCTCTTCTTGTTTTTCCTGTTAAATTTAGTGCTTTTATCCGTGAGTACAAGGATAGGTTGGGCAGATCTTTCAGAAATTTGAATGTCGGGATCAGTCAAATGGAGGCATCATCCGCAATGTTGTACGATGGAGTATTCCAGCATTGTTTGAGGTAAAATTTAGCTCTCCTCTCTACTACATTATCTTCATTTTTATGGCACTTGTGCATGCTAAGATTTTTTGGATGATGTCCTCTTGTTTGAGTGGTTTCTGTTCAGCAACTGTGGATCTGAACATGCTAACTCCATCAATTTCTATTCATTAATAATTGTAGAATTATTTTAGCTAGTACCAACTCTTTTGGCTCATGTCAAGTGTTTTCTTTTTGATGAACATATTGTAAAAATGTTGGATCTGATCTTACTcttgatattttttttcctattaAGCACcattttttatcttattttttcaGGAACAGGACGGTGTTACTCTCCTGGTATCTGCGAAATTTGACATTGTTTCTGCACGTAACATCTATCTGCAGTTTGAAGAGGTTGGTTTCTCTGTCCTTCATATAACACATGACATCCAAAAAAGATTAGATACACTGCATACATACAACTGTCTGACTCTATTAATTACCCCTCAAGCTGTGCCATTCATGATTTCAACTAACAAGAAAAGCTATTTTGGCATTGTTATCTATGTAATGTGACTTATGGCAATAAGTTCTCTAGTCCCATCTAACTAAAACTGCAACTATGTGGCCACTTAAATCTTTTGTTCCATAGAGTCATCACATCAGTTTTTCGTATTAGATGGCTGATTGGTATTCTTTTTCTGTTGCTGAATCTAGAATTTCCATATGTTGCATTTGGCAGATAAGTATTCAAAATGTTAAAATCAGCGAACAGGTGCAAGCTCTAATAGCTCCAGCATTATTGCCACGCTCATTCTTGAGTCTACAGGTATGACCTGCACTACTATGTCCATACTCCACTGTTTAATTCTGAGTGATGCATGTATAAATAAGTCTTTGATCCTCTTCATACCTTCAATGTACTAAATTTCTCTAAATCTTGACTTAAAGTGGTTGTATTCTCATAAGCTTTGAGACACAACTACTTATATAATTACAATTAACtcaaaaatttgtttaaaattgaaACCTCCTTATTGTATATCATACGCTTACAACTGATAACTCTGTTTGTGCAGATTTTTGTTTCCCTAATTTCTGAGATAATGAAATAATAGATATAACAAGTGATGATGTATCTCTGATCTTTCTTCGTGTGCAGATCTTGCAGTTCATCCGCACGTTCAAAGCACAAATTCCTGTAAGAAACCCAGGAAATTCAGGAAGGTATAGCTTGTTTTTTTGTGTCTCATTAACAACTACCTGTTAGTATATACACATGAATGGATGGTAATGATGTTTAATTTTCAGGCGAGCAGTTGGAGGACTCTATTATCTTTCTTATCTCGATAATAACATGCTTCTAGGGCGTGCTGTTGGAGGTGGTGGAGTCTTTGTGTTTACTAAAGCACAGTCTCTCGACTTATAAGGAACGAGCTTTGTTTATTTTACCGCCTACTACTACTATAC
This window contains:
- the LOC126653720 gene encoding uncharacterized protein LOC126653720; translation: MSARLLRKVLKEHEQQKHQELYPDEEEGEAESPDSNPRSVINPFDLLNDDGSDQENESDIIDETLTESSDKQESILMKSEMDVVSTSNQKSKKKKKKKNKAAPSSNTKEDEKLFDEALESVSLNVNTSRYQSDPIKTKLENTKDREVAIKECRPSILQVDPKCLNPDNELRRIFGSKVVKSFEKSNQPSSSRQQGRGARRGSHHTRKTLLVSPSEHWPRWDGSLSMESLETKDGYHHFRYVHSSSYEQTQRAFEAAKAIHDLNGIASILLHHPYHLDSLITMADYFKFMGEHQMSADAVAKSLYAMECAWHPMFTPMQGNCQLKISHETNKPMFVTLFTHMKNMDRRGCHRSALEVCKFLLSLDLDDPMGALFCVDYFALRAEEYAWLEQFSEDFKSDNSLWMFPNFSFSLAICRFYLEKEETAKDTATLATKATSDDLMKQALMLHPCALKKLVAKAPLKDQAWTNILKNAIFRSEKTGSLSLDHLINIYVERSYIIWRLPELQKLLRDAALQVVETLEHNSTEAKDWACVRKEVFSSENNEYSHLLVSDFSDTVPTLPPENLQNFMGDPRMREAEQIEGGQIANPPGAAPRPRDVANRNALAVLLESMLPWVNYGTREDGGDDEGNGVNGHNQGNEN
- the LOC126653897 gene encoding tricin synthase 1-like, with protein sequence MAATQAFNRCCLLANRRADYGSSVIERVALRNAREKTVRFAGISCYSSSTSTGSEPAVVVANDDKYGNKEIISLTPRLYDYILANVREPEILRQLREETSAMRGSQMQVSPDQAQLLAMLVQILGAKRCIELGVYTGYSSLAIALVLPESGCLVACERDADSLNVAKKYYDKAGVSHKVNVKHGMAADILKSLIQNGEAFSYDFAFVDAEKKMYQEYFELLLQLVRVGGIIVVDNVLWHGKVADPLVNDARTVSIRDFNKNLMEDKRVSISMVPIGDGMTICRKL
- the LOC126653896 gene encoding probable plastid-lipid-associated protein 10, chloroplastic codes for the protein MNVAYAPAFFPANRTRGSTFKFSKPFSIYFNATGNLSIQRNFVCSAATLATENTTQVSEFEIEKKKHDVLSAVQDTQRGSVATADQRSIIEEALVSLEGYNIGTPIDLVKLDGTWRLQYTSAPDVLVLLESSARLPFLQVGQIFQKFECRDQSNGGIIRNVVRWSIPALFEEQDGVTLLVSAKFDIVSARNIYLQFEEISIQNVKISEQVQALIAPALLPRSFLSLQILQFIRTFKAQIPVRNPGNSGRRAVGGLYYLSYLDNNMLLGRAVGGGGVFVFTKAQSLDL